From Chryseobacterium salivictor, a single genomic window includes:
- the hppD gene encoding 4-hydroxyphenylpyruvate dioxygenase, producing MSTLTFAEKIAQAENFLPINGTDYIEFYVGNAKQAAHFYKTAFGFQSLAYAGPETGIRDRASYVLQQGKIRLVLTSGLNSDSPICEHQKKHGDGVKVLALWVDDAYSAFEETTKRGAKPYLEPTTLTDENGEVRMSGIYTYGETVHMFVERKNYTGEFMPGFQKWESDYAPADVGLLYVDHCVGNVGWDRMLPVVKWYEEVMGFVNILSFDDKQINTEYSALMSKVMSNGNGFAKFPINEPAEGKKKSQVEEYLDFYEDEGVQHIAVATKDIIKTVVELKARGIEFLSAPPEAYYEMVPERVGHIDEDLKRLQELGILIDHDEEGYLLQIFTKPVEDRPTLFFEIIERHGAQSFGAGNFKALFEALEREQEKRGNL from the coding sequence ATGTCAACACTTACATTTGCCGAGAAGATCGCTCAAGCAGAGAATTTCCTGCCGATTAACGGAACAGATTATATCGAATTTTATGTCGGAAATGCCAAGCAGGCAGCCCATTTTTACAAAACAGCTTTTGGTTTTCAGTCGTTAGCTTATGCCGGACCGGAAACAGGGATCAGAGACCGTGCTTCTTATGTTTTGCAACAGGGCAAAATTCGACTCGTACTAACTTCCGGACTCAATTCTGATTCCCCGATTTGTGAACATCAGAAAAAACATGGCGATGGCGTAAAAGTTCTCGCGCTTTGGGTAGATGATGCTTATTCGGCTTTCGAAGAAACCACCAAACGCGGCGCCAAACCTTATCTGGAACCGACTACGCTCACCGATGAAAACGGCGAAGTAAGAATGTCCGGAATCTACACTTATGGTGAAACCGTTCACATGTTTGTAGAACGTAAAAATTATACCGGTGAATTTATGCCGGGTTTCCAAAAATGGGAAAGTGATTATGCGCCAGCTGATGTAGGGCTTTTATATGTAGATCATTGCGTTGGAAATGTCGGCTGGGACAGAATGCTTCCGGTCGTAAAATGGTACGAAGAGGTGATGGGATTTGTGAATATTCTAAGTTTTGACGACAAACAAATCAACACCGAATATTCTGCCCTGATGTCTAAAGTAATGAGCAACGGAAACGGTTTTGCAAAATTCCCGATCAATGAACCTGCGGAAGGAAAGAAAAAATCTCAGGTAGAAGAATATCTGGATTTTTACGAAGACGAAGGTGTTCAGCATATCGCAGTGGCCACCAAAGACATCATCAAAACGGTTGTAGAATTAAAAGCAAGAGGAATCGAATTTCTTTCTGCTCCTCCAGAAGCGTATTACGAAATGGTTCCCGAAAGAGTTGGCCATATCGATGAAGATTTAAAGAGACTTCAGGAACTGGGAATATTAATCGATCATGACGAAGAAGGTTATTTACTTCAGATTTTCACCAAACCGGTGGAAGACCGCCCTACCCTTTTCTTCGAAATTATCGAAAGACATGGCGCGCAAAGTTTCGGTGCCGGAAATTTCAAAGCCCTATTTGAAGCCCTGGAAAGAGAACAGGAAAAAAGAGGAAATCTTTAA
- a CDS encoding ABC transporter substrate-binding protein has product MKIISLVPSITETLFDFGLTADEVIGRTKFCIHPLNLVRNVEIIGGTKNLNIEKIKSLQPDLIIANKEENEKLQVEELMKYFKVWVTDIETLEDNQNFISELGSLLNKEISAQNFNQKINSVFNDIKVSLPKKIAYLIWKNPYMTVGSDTFINEVLQKSGFENLFKNRKRYPEISVEELKEADLIFLSSEPFPFQQKHIDELQKEMPTKEIILVDGEAFSWFGTHLMKVDNYLKDLSLKYSV; this is encoded by the coding sequence ATGAAAATCATTTCGCTGGTTCCCAGTATTACCGAAACATTATTTGATTTTGGCTTAACGGCTGATGAAGTTATCGGGCGCACAAAATTCTGCATTCATCCTCTGAATCTGGTGAGAAATGTGGAAATTATCGGTGGAACTAAAAATTTAAATATTGAAAAAATTAAATCACTGCAACCTGATTTAATCATTGCCAATAAAGAAGAAAATGAAAAACTTCAAGTTGAAGAACTGATGAAATATTTTAAAGTTTGGGTCACCGATATCGAAACTTTAGAAGACAATCAAAATTTCATTTCTGAGCTCGGAAGCCTTTTAAATAAAGAGATTTCTGCACAAAATTTTAATCAGAAAATCAATTCTGTTTTTAATGATATTAAAGTTTCTTTGCCGAAAAAAATCGCCTATTTAATTTGGAAAAATCCATATATGACCGTAGGTTCTGATACTTTTATTAATGAAGTTTTACAGAAATCGGGATTTGAAAATTTATTTAAAAACAGAAAAAGATATCCCGAAATTTCGGTGGAAGAACTGAAGGAAGCAGATCTTATTTTTCTCTCTTCGGAACCATTTCCATTTCAGCAAAAACATATCGATGAACTTCAGAAAGAAATGCCGACAAAAGAAATCATCTTAGTTGACGGCGAAGCGTTTTCGTGGTTCGGTACCCATTTAATGAAGGTTGATAATTATCTGAAGGACCTTTCCTTAAAATATTCTGTCTGA
- a CDS encoding lysophospholipid acyltransferase family protein: MAKKNIFTDAFGNLYFLKRLIIFVLGMISYRRFNGFNKLKISGTENLVDLPDSNVLFVSNHQTYFADVAAMYHAFCAVNNGYLNSIKNPIYLLNPKVDFYYVAAEETMNKGLMTKLFKLAGAVTVKRTWRAEGHNVNRMVDLTEVENIMKALDNGWVITFPQGTTSAFAQGRKGTAKLVKNQKPIVIPIKINGFRRAFDKKGLRVKVTGCTPTMEFKPALDIDYEKDDSRTIMHKIMVAIEQTEDFNVLHDYDEERKAQKNEVKVNTGLL, encoded by the coding sequence ATGGCCAAGAAAAATATTTTCACGGATGCCTTTGGTAATCTGTATTTCCTGAAAAGACTGATTATTTTCGTCTTAGGAATGATTTCCTACAGAAGGTTCAATGGTTTTAATAAACTGAAGATTTCCGGTACTGAAAACCTGGTTGATCTTCCGGATTCCAATGTCCTTTTCGTCTCAAATCACCAGACGTATTTTGCAGATGTTGCTGCGATGTATCACGCTTTTTGTGCGGTAAACAATGGTTATTTAAACTCCATTAAAAATCCGATTTATCTGCTCAATCCAAAAGTAGATTTCTATTACGTTGCGGCTGAAGAAACCATGAATAAAGGTTTGATGACCAAACTCTTTAAACTGGCAGGCGCGGTTACGGTAAAAAGAACATGGCGGGCAGAAGGGCACAACGTGAACAGAATGGTGGATTTAACTGAGGTAGAAAATATCATGAAAGCCCTGGACAATGGCTGGGTAATTACCTTTCCACAGGGCACAACTTCAGCTTTTGCACAAGGTAGGAAAGGAACAGCTAAACTGGTTAAAAACCAAAAACCAATTGTGATCCCCATAAAAATAAACGGTTTTCGCCGTGCATTCGACAAGAAAGGTTTGCGGGTAAAAGTGACAGGCTGTACACCAACGATGGAATTCAAACCTGCTCTGGATATTGATTATGAGAAGGACGACTCGAGAACCATTATGCATAAAATCATGGTGGCGATAGAGCAAACCGAGGATTTCAACGTTCTGCATGATTACGATGAAGAGCGCAAAGCGCAGAAAAACGAAGTTAAAGTTAATACTGGTTTATTATGA
- a CDS encoding NUDIX hydrolase: MKTFGRDLLTKIQQAKLQGEAAHEIYSPPYRPLYSYDEILTKNPKFAAVNILLYLKNNEWYLPLIVRSENERDRHSGQISLPGGKKEDFDADFGATAKRETSEEVGIEEHYIRIIRELSPIYIPPSNFYVKAFVSYTRKNPEFILQQSEAVELIEFPISSILNLDNEPEMRILPSSRGVKVPVIDFHGYIIWGATSMILSEFSQLLKNL, translated from the coding sequence ATGAAAACCTTTGGCAGAGATTTACTCACAAAAATACAGCAGGCAAAACTTCAGGGTGAAGCAGCGCACGAAATTTATTCACCTCCCTATCGGCCGCTTTATTCTTACGATGAAATTTTAACAAAAAATCCAAAATTCGCGGCTGTCAATATTTTATTATATTTAAAAAATAACGAATGGTATCTGCCACTCATCGTGCGCAGCGAAAATGAACGTGACCGGCACAGTGGTCAAATTTCTTTACCCGGCGGAAAAAAAGAAGATTTTGATGCTGATTTTGGAGCAACTGCCAAACGCGAAACTTCAGAAGAAGTAGGAATTGAGGAACATTATATTAGAATTATCCGCGAGCTTTCGCCCATTTATATTCCACCGAGCAATTTTTACGTGAAAGCGTTTGTTTCTTACACCAGGAAAAATCCCGAGTTTATTCTTCAGCAAAGTGAAGCAGTTGAATTAATTGAATTTCCGATCTCCTCTATATTAAATCTGGATAACGAACCGGAAATGAGAATCTTACCAAGTTCCCGCGGTGTGAAAGTTCCGGTAATTGATTTCCACGGTTATATCATCTGGGGCGCGACTTCGATGATATTAAGCGAGTTTAGTCAGTTGCTGAAAAATTTGTAA
- a CDS encoding homogentisate 1,2-dioxygenase, which yields MSYQKSGKIPAKRHTVFKSPDNHFYYEQLFGTEGFHGISSLLYHIHRPTQIKSISEPKDVSPKIAVAKNVTPRMFKGMNVAPENDFLESRKILLVNNDLKLGLAKPKKSTDYFYKNAECDELLFIHEGSGTLKTFLGNLDFSYGDYLIIPRGTIYSIEFKDEKNTLLFIESHSPIYTPKRYRNEFGQMLEHAPFCERDMIAPTFVEPIDEKGEFLIKVKKEDQIWDFIYATHPFDIVGWDGYFYPYKFNIKNFEPITGRVHLPPPIHQNFEAHNFVVCSFVARMYDYHPLAIPAPYNHSNIDSDEVLFYTEGDFMSRNHIDLMDFTLHPGGVVHGPHPGAMERSIGKKSTEEFAVMVDPFRPFKITQEAMKVEDPSYKTSWLEDEDHHLYDRSQE from the coding sequence ATGAGTTATCAGAAATCCGGGAAAATTCCCGCGAAAAGACATACGGTTTTCAAATCACCGGATAATCACTTTTACTACGAGCAGTTGTTCGGGACTGAAGGATTTCACGGTATTTCCTCTCTCTTATATCATATTCACCGGCCAACACAGATTAAATCAATCAGCGAACCGAAAGATGTAAGTCCGAAAATTGCGGTTGCCAAAAACGTTACTCCACGGATGTTTAAAGGAATGAACGTTGCTCCGGAAAATGATTTCCTGGAAAGCCGAAAGATCTTATTGGTCAACAACGACCTCAAGCTGGGACTTGCAAAACCGAAAAAATCAACCGATTATTTTTATAAAAATGCTGAATGTGACGAACTTCTTTTTATTCACGAAGGAAGCGGAACACTGAAAACTTTTCTGGGAAACCTTGATTTTTCTTATGGTGATTATTTAATTATTCCAAGAGGAACCATCTACTCCATCGAGTTTAAAGATGAAAAAAACACGCTTCTTTTCATCGAAAGTCACTCGCCGATCTATACGCCAAAGCGCTACCGAAATGAGTTCGGCCAAATGCTGGAACACGCGCCTTTTTGCGAGAGAGATATGATCGCGCCTACTTTTGTAGAACCGATTGACGAAAAAGGAGAATTTTTAATTAAAGTAAAAAAAGAAGATCAAATCTGGGATTTCATTTATGCCACGCATCCATTTGATATTGTCGGTTGGGACGGTTATTTTTATCCTTATAAATTCAATATCAAAAACTTCGAGCCGATTACGGGTCGCGTACATTTGCCGCCACCGATTCATCAGAATTTCGAAGCGCACAATTTCGTGGTTTGTTCGTTCGTTGCCAGAATGTACGATTATCATCCACTGGCCATTCCGGCACCGTATAATCATTCCAATATCGATTCGGATGAAGTTCTGTTTTACACCGAAGGAGACTTTATGAGCCGCAATCATATTGATTTAATGGACTTCACCCTTCATCCGGGCGGAGTTGTGCACGGCCCACATCCCGGCGCGATGGAACGCAGCATCGGCAAAAAATCCACCGAAGAATTTGCCGTAATGGTTGATCCGTTCCGACCTTTTAAAATTACCCAAGAAGCGATGAAAGTAGAAGATCCTTCTTACAAAACTTCCTGGCTTGAGGATGAAGATCATCATTTATATGATCGCAGCCAGGAATAA
- the fahA gene encoding fumarylacetoacetase, whose amino-acid sequence MKSFIKYPENSDFSIYNIPFGVGVFNKEYIACCSRIGDQVIDLATLYDYGFFDEIEGIDENVFEAFTLNEFIALGKPVTKAVRLKLQEILGENSKLAGDKKTIEECFYDFDKVQMMMPVHVPNYTDFYSSIEHATNVGKMFRDPENALLPNWKHLPVGYHGRASSIVVSGTEFHRPKGQTKPAGAENPIFGPCKQLDFELEMAFIVNKNTEMGDSISTAEAEDAIFGLVLFNDWSARDIQSWEYVPLGPFLGKNFCSTISPWVVTLEALKPFKTDSPKQEPEVLDYLKFEGLQNFDIHLQVYIQPENGKENLISKSNYKFMYWNMLQQLAHHTVNGCNVEVGDLYASGTISGSERSSFGSMLELTWRGTEPLKLSDGTERQFINDNDTVIMRGYAEKEGMRVGFGEVRGKVLAAKM is encoded by the coding sequence ATGAAATCATTTATCAAATATCCCGAAAACTCAGACTTTTCGATCTATAACATTCCCTTTGGTGTCGGAGTTTTCAACAAAGAATACATTGCCTGTTGCTCCCGGATCGGTGATCAGGTAATTGATCTGGCCACTTTGTACGATTACGGTTTTTTTGATGAAATCGAAGGTATTGACGAAAATGTGTTCGAGGCCTTTACTTTAAATGAATTTATTGCACTGGGAAAACCGGTGACCAAAGCTGTACGTTTAAAACTCCAGGAAATATTGGGAGAGAATTCTAAACTGGCGGGCGATAAGAAAACGATTGAAGAGTGTTTTTATGATTTTGATAAAGTACAGATGATGATGCCGGTTCACGTTCCCAATTATACCGATTTCTACAGCAGCATTGAACACGCCACCAATGTTGGAAAAATGTTTCGTGATCCGGAAAACGCATTGCTTCCGAACTGGAAACATCTTCCGGTTGGCTATCACGGCCGGGCTTCATCTATCGTGGTTTCCGGCACAGAATTTCACCGTCCGAAAGGTCAGACGAAACCTGCCGGCGCGGAAAATCCAATTTTTGGTCCCTGTAAACAACTCGATTTTGAACTGGAAATGGCATTCATCGTAAATAAAAATACCGAAATGGGCGACAGTATTTCGACTGCCGAAGCCGAAGATGCCATTTTCGGATTGGTCCTGTTTAATGACTGGTCCGCCAGAGATATTCAAAGTTGGGAATATGTTCCGCTTGGACCTTTTTTAGGTAAAAATTTCTGCTCTACAATTTCGCCCTGGGTGGTTACTTTAGAAGCTTTAAAACCCTTTAAAACTGATTCTCCTAAACAGGAACCGGAAGTTTTAGATTATCTGAAATTTGAAGGACTGCAAAATTTTGACATCCATCTTCAGGTTTATATTCAACCGGAAAACGGAAAAGAAAATTTGATTTCTAAAAGCAATTACAAATTCATGTACTGGAATATGCTGCAACAACTGGCGCATCACACTGTGAATGGCTGTAATGTAGAGGTTGGTGATCTCTACGCATCAGGAACCATTTCGGGCAGCGAAAGGAGCTCTTTCGGCTCCATGCTGGAATTAACGTGGCGGGGAACGGAACCTTTAAAATTATCAGACGGCACAGAACGTCAATTCATCAATGATAATGACACGGTAATTATGAGAGGTTATGCGGAAAAAGAAGGAATGCGCGTTGGTTTTGGCGAGGTTAGAGGGAAAGTGTTGGCGGCTAAAATGTAA
- a CDS encoding flavin reductase family protein gives MKTISPQDLNNFQLQTLLQTAIAPRPIALASTVDQQGNVNLSPFSFFNMFSSNPPIVIFSPARRVRDNTTKHTLENVLEVPEVVIGIVNYKIVQQISLASTEYEKEVNEFVKSGLTMQDADLVKPKLIAECPVNLECKVIEIKHLGAEGGAGNLVICEVIKIHVREEYLNEDGNLDQKKLDLVARLGGNWYSRNNENNLFEVPKPLVTKGIGFDRLPDEIKFSIVFTGNDLGMLANTEDLPEGNFTSDEEIHREAQKLLHHNKIAEAWKILKCN, from the coding sequence ATGAAAACAATATCTCCTCAGGATTTAAACAACTTTCAATTGCAAACGCTGCTGCAGACAGCGATTGCTCCACGGCCGATCGCTTTGGCTTCAACGGTTGATCAACAGGGAAACGTGAATTTAAGTCCTTTCAGTTTCTTTAATATGTTCAGTTCTAATCCGCCGATTGTGATTTTTTCGCCGGCGCGGAGAGTTCGGGACAATACCACGAAACATACTTTGGAAAATGTTTTGGAAGTTCCTGAAGTTGTGATTGGAATTGTAAATTATAAAATTGTTCAGCAGATTTCACTCGCTTCTACGGAATATGAGAAAGAAGTCAACGAGTTTGTAAAATCGGGCCTGACCATGCAAGACGCAGATCTGGTAAAGCCAAAACTGATTGCAGAATGCCCCGTCAACCTGGAATGTAAAGTTATAGAAATTAAACATTTAGGAGCTGAAGGAGGTGCCGGAAACTTAGTCATCTGCGAAGTAATAAAAATTCATGTTCGGGAAGAATACCTGAATGAAGACGGGAATCTTGACCAAAAGAAATTGGATCTCGTCGCAAGATTGGGTGGAAACTGGTATTCCAGAAATAATGAAAATAATTTGTTCGAAGTTCCAAAACCTTTAGTAACCAAAGGAATTGGCTTTGACAGATTACCTGATGAAATCAAGTTCAGCATTGTTTTCACGGGAAATGATTTGGGAATGCTCGCCAATACCGAAGATTTACCGGAGGGCAATTTCACGTCTGATGAAGAAATTCACCGTGAGGCACAGAAACTTCTTCACCACAATAAAATTGCGGAAGCGTGGAAAATATTGAAATGTAACTAA
- the mgtE gene encoding magnesium transporter: METQDLIFNPQDIAETLSQLRADERLLAFLKVPKEYKADVFSHLDPDFQEETIRGIGSEEVSEILNAMSPDDRTALLEDFPDELIRYSINHLNPQERRIALKLLGYHVDSIARLMTPYYIQIRKEWTVKRCFQQIKKVGKKVETMNHLYVVDERNRLVDDIAIGSLLLAEEDTLISEITDNHFVAITTTTTKEDAVTYFEKYDRSALPIVTESGVLVGIVTIDDILDQIEAQNTEDIQRFGGVDALDMPYTQTSWTEMIKKRGTWLVILFFSEMLTASAMGFFEHEIEKAVVLALFVPLIISSGGNSGSQAATLIIRAMALQEIGLKDWWYVMRKEIVSGVFLGGILGVIGFIRIMIWQETGLYDYGEHWIYIAFSIAVSLLLIILWGTLSGSMIPFVLKKFKLDPATSSAPFVATLVDVTGLIIYFTVAGMFLAGKLL, from the coding sequence TTGGAAACTCAGGATCTTATTTTTAATCCGCAGGATATTGCAGAAACGCTCAGCCAACTTCGTGCTGATGAGCGTCTTTTGGCATTTCTAAAAGTTCCGAAGGAATACAAAGCAGATGTATTCTCACATTTGGATCCGGATTTCCAGGAAGAAACCATTCGCGGAATCGGCAGTGAGGAGGTTTCTGAGATTCTGAACGCCATGAGTCCGGATGACAGAACCGCGCTTTTAGAGGACTTTCCTGATGAACTGATCAGATATTCCATCAATCATCTTAACCCTCAGGAAAGAAGAATTGCACTGAAGCTTTTGGGGTATCACGTAGATTCCATTGCGCGTCTGATGACGCCATATTATATTCAGATCCGGAAAGAATGGACGGTAAAAAGATGTTTTCAACAGATAAAAAAAGTAGGTAAAAAGGTAGAAACCATGAACCATCTTTATGTGGTTGATGAAAGAAACCGCCTGGTAGACGATATCGCAATCGGTTCCCTGTTATTGGCAGAAGAAGATACGCTGATTTCAGAAATTACGGATAATCACTTTGTTGCCATTACCACCACCACTACAAAAGAAGATGCGGTCACCTATTTCGAAAAATATGACCGGTCTGCTTTGCCGATTGTCACAGAAAGTGGCGTTCTGGTGGGGATCGTAACCATCGATGATATTTTGGATCAGATCGAAGCACAAAATACCGAAGATATTCAGAGATTCGGGGGTGTTGATGCGCTCGATATGCCTTATACCCAAACTTCATGGACGGAGATGATCAAAAAAAGAGGAACCTGGCTGGTGATTCTTTTCTTTTCTGAAATGTTAACGGCGTCGGCCATGGGATTTTTCGAACATGAAATCGAAAAAGCAGTGGTGCTTGCTTTATTTGTACCCTTAATTATTTCCAGTGGCGGGAACTCCGGTTCTCAGGCGGCAACCTTGATCATCCGTGCCATGGCGCTCCAGGAAATCGGTTTGAAAGACTGGTGGTACGTCATGCGGAAAGAAATTGTCTCCGGAGTTTTCCTCGGGGGAATTCTGGGAGTTATCGGTTTTATCAGAATCATGATCTGGCAGGAAACAGGTTTGTATGATTACGGCGAACACTGGATTTATATTGCGTTCAGTATCGCGGTTTCCCTCTTATTAATAATATTGTGGGGAACCCTTTCGGGGTCGATGATTCCATTTGTTTTGAAAAAATTCAAACTCGATCCTGCGACTTCTTCTGCACCTTTCGTAGCGACATTGGTCGATGTAACGGGTTTGATTATCTACTTCACCGTCGCCGGAATGTTTCTGGCGGGTAAATTACTTTAA
- a CDS encoding acetyl-CoA hydrolase/transferase family protein: MVQYVSAEEAVSLIKSGDRIFSHGSACTPNLLISELANQAGRLRDIEFVSITQQGNVEVAKPQYKDSFYINSLFVSTPVREAVNSDRGDFVPVFLSEIPLLFKRGILSLDVAMVTVSPPDAHGYCTLGTSVDVARSAVDTAKIIIAQVNPRMPRTHGDGMIHYSKIHRMVWHEEELLTIDYGAKVGADEMLIGKNVAELIDDRSTLQMGIGTIPDAVLKCLHNHKDLGIHTEMISDGIVDLVTNDIITNKFKGTHCNRTITSFAFGTRKLYDYIDDNPSFEFMDVEHVNYPINIMKNKKMVAINSAIEIDLTGQVCADSIGTYQFSGIGGQMDFMRGAALSDGGKPIIAISSRTKKGIPRIAPFLKQGAGVVTTRGHIHYVVTEYGVAYLYGKNLRQRAKALIEIAHPDDREMLDAAAFERFKVLI, encoded by the coding sequence ATGGTTCAGTATGTAAGCGCCGAAGAAGCAGTTTCATTAATTAAAAGTGGTGACCGGATATTTTCTCACGGCAGCGCCTGCACGCCCAATCTTTTGATCAGCGAACTGGCCAATCAGGCTGGCCGGCTAAGGGATATAGAATTCGTTTCGATTACGCAACAGGGAAATGTGGAAGTAGCGAAACCTCAATATAAAGACAGTTTCTATATCAATTCACTTTTCGTTTCGACGCCCGTTCGGGAAGCGGTAAATTCTGACCGGGGCGATTTCGTACCTGTTTTTTTAAGTGAAATCCCTCTACTTTTTAAGAGAGGAATACTGTCGCTGGATGTTGCGATGGTAACTGTTTCTCCACCAGATGCTCACGGATACTGCACTTTGGGAACCTCGGTAGATGTGGCAAGAAGTGCCGTAGATACTGCAAAAATAATCATCGCACAGGTAAACCCGAGAATGCCGAGAACTCACGGTGACGGGATGATTCATTATTCGAAAATCCACCGAATGGTATGGCACGAAGAAGAGTTACTAACCATCGATTACGGCGCAAAAGTAGGTGCCGATGAAATGCTGATTGGCAAAAATGTGGCAGAATTAATTGATGACAGATCCACTTTGCAAATGGGAATCGGAACTATTCCTGATGCTGTTCTTAAATGTCTTCATAACCATAAAGATCTGGGAATTCACACCGAAATGATTAGTGATGGGATTGTAGATTTGGTCACAAATGATATCATTACTAATAAATTTAAAGGAACCCATTGTAACAGAACAATTACCAGTTTCGCCTTTGGAACAAGAAAATTGTACGATTATATCGATGACAACCCATCCTTTGAATTTATGGATGTGGAGCATGTGAATTATCCGATCAACATCATGAAAAACAAAAAAATGGTTGCGATTAATTCCGCCATTGAAATTGATTTAACAGGGCAGGTTTGTGCAGATTCTATTGGCACCTATCAGTTTAGTGGGATCGGCGGTCAAATGGATTTCATGCGTGGTGCAGCACTTTCTGATGGTGGCAAACCAATTATTGCCATTTCTTCAAGGACCAAAAAAGGAATCCCGAGAATTGCTCCTTTCCTTAAACAAGGCGCAGGAGTGGTAACTACCAGAGGACACATACATTATGTAGTAACCGAATATGGCGTCGCTTACCTATATGGTAAAAATTTACGTCAAAGAGCAAAAGCATTAATTGAAATCGCCCATCCTGATGACAGAGAAATGCTTGACGCAGCAGCTTTTGAAAGATTTAAAGTATTGATTTAA
- a CDS encoding GxxExxY protein yields the protein MEITQTYINELTYKITEACIEVHKILGPGLYENIYHQCLKKELHLLNIEYKSELTIPFNYKGEPIDCLVKCDFLIEDLIVLELKAVTEFFNIHRAQTMNYMNLLKVPKAILVNFNVTNLYHEGHETYISSHFKKLPKS from the coding sequence ATGGAAATTACGCAAACTTATATTAACGAACTAACGTATAAAATTACTGAAGCTTGTATCGAAGTTCATAAAATACTTGGTCCTGGACTTTACGAAAACATTTATCATCAATGTCTCAAAAAAGAATTGCATTTATTAAATATAGAATACAAATCAGAGTTGACAATTCCATTCAATTATAAAGGAGAACCTATTGATTGTTTGGTTAAATGCGATTTCTTAATCGAAGATCTTATTGTTTTGGAATTAAAGGCAGTAACTGAGTTTTTTAATATCCACAGAGCACAAACAATGAACTACATGAATTTATTGAAAGTACCTAAAGCAATCTTGGTTAATTTTAATGTAACTAATTTGTATCATGAAGGTCATGAAACATATATAAGTTCACACTTTAAAAAACTTCCAAAAAGTTGA
- a CDS encoding T9SS type A sorting domain-containing protein, whose product MALPTLKPGFYLVKVLTDKGSNYTTKIIKE is encoded by the coding sequence ATCGCTCTACCCACTTTAAAACCTGGTTTTTATCTCGTGAAAGTGCTCACTGATAAAGGATCAAATTATACCACAAAAATCATTAAAGAATAA